The Niastella koreensis GR20-10 genome includes a window with the following:
- a CDS encoding PorP/SprF family type IX secretion system membrane protein translates to MRKCTFLLIVACLGAVVSKAQVDPHFSQYYVYPAWLNPALTGAFDGDYRISGIYRSQWGNISSPFTTPGIAVDFTTNKNSNFGASVLNQTAGDGGYNYLTAYGSYAYNGVRFGPQEYQRIVMGMQIGVIQRRFNRSKLSFGDQWNPITGYNPGVTSAEAFSRTSATSFDAGAGILYFDATPNKKLNVFGGFSVSHLTRPDDQFSEGGKARLPMRYTVHGGVRISLSEVLSLTPNLLYLKQGQAQEKMLGAYARLVAAPGTDVMLGANYRFKDALSPFVGFTHKNLVLGVSYDVNTSDLGRMAHGSNSFEISLSFIGKRSVKTPEIEFVCPRL, encoded by the coding sequence ATGAGAAAATGTACATTTCTTTTAATCGTCGCCTGTTTAGGGGCAGTCGTTTCGAAAGCACAGGTGGATCCGCATTTTTCGCAATACTATGTATATCCTGCCTGGCTGAACCCGGCGTTGACCGGCGCTTTTGACGGTGACTATCGCATCTCAGGGATCTACAGATCGCAGTGGGGGAATATCAGTAGTCCGTTTACCACGCCCGGGATAGCGGTTGATTTCACGACTAATAAAAATTCCAATTTCGGCGCCAGTGTATTGAATCAAACGGCTGGCGATGGTGGTTATAATTATCTCACGGCCTATGGCAGTTACGCCTATAACGGCGTTCGGTTTGGTCCGCAGGAATACCAGCGCATTGTGATGGGGATGCAGATCGGGGTTATTCAACGCCGGTTCAATCGTTCAAAGCTTTCGTTTGGCGATCAGTGGAATCCCATCACCGGCTACAACCCGGGTGTTACATCTGCTGAGGCATTCAGCAGAACATCTGCCACTTCCTTCGATGCAGGTGCCGGCATTTTATATTTCGATGCAACACCCAATAAAAAATTAAATGTGTTTGGCGGTTTCTCCGTCTCGCATCTTACCCGGCCCGATGACCAGTTCAGTGAAGGCGGCAAAGCCCGGTTGCCCATGCGGTATACAGTGCATGGCGGGGTAAGGATCTCGTTGTCGGAAGTACTTAGTTTAACGCCCAACTTATTATACCTGAAACAGGGCCAGGCACAGGAAAAAATGCTGGGCGCGTACGCCCGCCTGGTAGCCGCTCCCGGCACCGATGTAATGTTGGGCGCCAACTACCGCTTTAAAGATGCATTATCGCCTTTTGTAGGCTTTACTCATAAAAACCTGGTGCTTGGGGTGAGCTATGATGTGAACACGTCCGATCTGGGTAGAATGGCGCATGGCTCCAACAGCTTTGAGATCTCCTTATCCTTTATAGGAAAACGTTCGGTGAAAACACCGGAAATCGAATTTGTCTGTCCGCGCTTATAG
- a CDS encoding OmpA family protein: MKKLFVTGLISCSLFTARAQFSYDYLRAADNYYKKADYYSAAQYYEKYLGTAAQKLKKDEYSPYTAAAAVVKKSNVPVSSRQQALYRVAESYRLLHDHAKAATYYNQTLDAHATEFPLARYYYAVELRALADYEQSEKAFTVFLDEHRSDDQYTESAKKELMSLRFIQTQLKKKDLKLYNVQKAVSPLNTEGANYAPVWLTDNTLLFTSTRIDSNSRNQSHINRVYTTPINDGVTGDVKLFPLPQAGDLHQGVVTLTPDGNTLFLTRWTIAGGRKLSGIYSSHKTGKDWSEPALLDSLINAEGASTQQPFVMPGGKYLLYASDKPGGFGGFDLWYAELDGTGKPTRTENMGGVINTANDEQAPYYHAPSSTLVFSANGRVGMGGYDFFYSKGNINDWKQPVNFGYPVNSVKDDIYFVSKGGVRNVLEDVWLSSDREATCCLELFYLRKLLPRKQVIGQVVSCEDKQPLPGVTISILDTIQNKVVYTQTTANDGNYSFTLDEFQPLKAVATISGYSNGALPFYTPVDEESDQLINPAICLIKDVPPVEEAVVMDNVYYDFDKANLRSESHASLDKLVALLNAHPDITIELGAHTDNKGSEEYNLRLSEARARACVAYLISKGIDKNRLQAKGYGSTQPIAPNTNEDGSDNPDGRQRNRRTEFKVLSK; the protein is encoded by the coding sequence ATGAAAAAATTATTTGTTACCGGGCTTATCAGCTGCAGTTTGTTTACAGCCAGGGCCCAGTTCTCTTACGATTATTTGCGTGCCGCAGATAATTATTATAAGAAAGCCGATTATTATTCGGCGGCCCAGTATTACGAAAAGTATTTGGGTACTGCTGCGCAGAAACTAAAAAAAGATGAGTACAGTCCGTATACAGCGGCTGCAGCAGTAGTGAAGAAAAGCAATGTGCCCGTAAGCAGCCGCCAGCAGGCATTGTACCGGGTGGCGGAGAGTTATCGCCTGTTGCACGACCATGCCAAGGCGGCCACCTATTATAATCAAACCCTGGATGCCCATGCTACAGAATTTCCATTGGCGCGGTATTATTATGCCGTAGAATTACGGGCGCTGGCTGATTATGAACAGTCGGAAAAAGCGTTTACTGTTTTCCTGGATGAACACCGGTCGGATGATCAGTATACAGAATCGGCAAAAAAAGAATTGATGAGCCTGCGCTTTATTCAGACCCAGTTAAAAAAGAAAGACCTGAAGTTGTACAACGTTCAAAAGGCAGTCTCGCCGTTGAATACGGAAGGCGCCAATTATGCACCGGTATGGCTGACTGATAATACCCTGTTATTTACTTCCACCCGCATAGATAGTAACAGCAGGAACCAATCGCATATAAACCGGGTATATACAACACCCATCAATGATGGGGTGACCGGTGACGTAAAACTATTCCCGTTACCACAAGCCGGTGACCTGCACCAGGGCGTGGTAACCCTTACACCTGATGGTAACACCCTTTTTCTCACCCGCTGGACGATCGCAGGCGGCAGAAAGCTCTCCGGTATTTACAGCAGTCATAAAACCGGAAAGGACTGGAGTGAACCGGCGCTGCTGGATAGTTTAATCAACGCTGAAGGCGCCAGCACCCAGCAGCCGTTTGTGATGCCGGGTGGTAAATACCTGTTGTATGCCAGTGACAAACCGGGCGGTTTTGGCGGCTTTGACCTTTGGTATGCCGAACTGGATGGAACCGGTAAACCCACTCGTACAGAAAATATGGGCGGGGTAATTAATACAGCTAATGATGAACAGGCCCCTTATTACCATGCGCCTTCTTCCACGCTGGTGTTCTCAGCCAATGGCCGCGTGGGCATGGGTGGTTATGATTTTTTTTACAGTAAGGGAAATATCAACGACTGGAAACAACCGGTGAACTTTGGTTATCCGGTAAACTCGGTGAAAGATGATATCTATTTTGTTAGTAAGGGCGGGGTAAGAAATGTGCTGGAAGATGTATGGCTCAGCAGTGACCGGGAAGCAACCTGTTGCCTGGAACTGTTTTATTTAAGAAAGCTGTTGCCGCGTAAACAGGTGATCGGTCAGGTGGTGTCCTGTGAAGATAAACAACCGCTGCCCGGCGTTACCATCAGCATCCTGGATACCATTCAAAATAAAGTGGTGTATACGCAGACTACCGCCAACGATGGTAATTACTCCTTTACGCTGGATGAATTTCAACCTTTAAAAGCAGTGGCCACTATCAGCGGGTACAGCAATGGCGCATTACCCTTTTATACGCCCGTAGATGAAGAGTCAGATCAATTGATCAATCCGGCAATCTGTTTAATAAAAGATGTGCCACCGGTTGAAGAGGCCGTTGTTATGGACAACGTGTATTATGATTTTGATAAAGCCAACCTCCGGAGCGAATCCCACGCTTCATTAGATAAACTGGTAGCCCTGCTGAACGCCCACCCTGACATCACCATAGAACTTGGTGCGCATACGGATAATAAAGGTTCTGAAGAGTACAACCTGCGTTTGTCTGAAGCCCGCGCCCGTGCCTGCGTAGCCTATCTCATCAGCAAGGGAATTGATAAGAACCGTTTACAGGCAAAAGGGTATGGTTCTACCCAACCCATTGCACCGAATACGAATGAAGATGGAAGTGATAATCCTGATGGAAGGCAGCGGAATAGAAGGACGGAATTTAAAGTATTGAGCAAGTGA
- a CDS encoding collagen-like triple helix repeat-containing protein, translated as MKRTHQWGLHHLLSCLLAATVLIGACKKGDPGPQGEKGDKGDTGAQGATGGKGDAGTANVLYSDWLNLSFSLDTASATFFTQINEAKVTEDLISKGEIKVFINLGSSAQKVVTPLPLVSGDAQIMPVFAPGVIEVDANVNASTVTDQATGNKFRQYRYVLIPGGAHVRMDKQINWNNYEEVKNYLGLKD; from the coding sequence ATGAAACGCACACATCAATGGGGCCTGCACCATCTCTTATCCTGTTTGCTGGCTGCTACGGTATTGATCGGCGCCTGTAAAAAAGGTGACCCGGGCCCGCAGGGCGAAAAGGGCGACAAAGGCGATACCGGCGCACAGGGCGCTACCGGTGGCAAAGGCGATGCCGGCACTGCCAATGTATTGTATTCCGACTGGTTGAATCTTAGTTTTTCACTGGATACGGCAAGCGCTACTTTCTTTACCCAGATCAATGAAGCCAAGGTAACAGAAGATCTGATCTCGAAAGGTGAGATTAAAGTGTTCATTAACCTGGGCTCATCGGCTCAAAAAGTAGTGACGCCGCTGCCATTGGTATCGGGCGATGCACAGATCATGCCGGTATTTGCACCGGGCGTGATAGAGGTGGATGCCAACGTAAATGCATCTACTGTCACCGATCAGGCAACCGGCAATAAATTCAGGCAATACCGGTACGTGCTGATCCCCGGCGGCGCACACGTACGCATGGACAAACAAATAAACTGGAATAACTATGAGGAAGTAAAAAACTACCTGGGATTAAAAGACTGA
- a CDS encoding PorP/SprF family type IX secretion system membrane protein has product MKKLTALIIVAACLQAQAQQKPHYTQYILNQYILNPALTGIENYTDIKVSHRHQWAGVQDAPVTTYVTIHTPINKKDYRTTATSFEVPGENPRGKRYWEEYTAAEPHHGVGLQVINDRTGPLNYFSAYATYAYHIGLSARTSLAAGFGAGFTNIGLNANKLDFGNVQVDPAVYNNGLINTTKPDFMAGLYLYSGDYFIGLAAQQIIPQKVSFSDNAVKTNNGKIVPHLFATAGYRFLLDEDFNVIPSVMVKYVQPMPVQLDVNAKLQYRDVAWMGVGYRYEDGFSAMVGMNVSHRFNIGYSYDYTTSGLNIVSKGSHEIMVGFLLGNKYDDGCPRNVW; this is encoded by the coding sequence ATGAAAAAACTAACAGCACTAATTATAGTGGCGGCCTGTTTACAGGCACAAGCGCAACAGAAGCCCCACTATACCCAATATATCCTGAATCAATATATTCTCAATCCCGCGCTCACGGGGATAGAAAATTATACCGATATAAAAGTGAGTCACCGGCATCAGTGGGCGGGAGTCCAGGATGCGCCGGTGACTACGTATGTAACCATTCATACACCCATTAATAAAAAAGATTACCGCACCACGGCCACGTCTTTTGAAGTGCCGGGTGAGAACCCGCGTGGTAAACGGTATTGGGAAGAATATACGGCCGCCGAACCACATCATGGGGTGGGGTTGCAGGTAATTAATGATCGCACGGGTCCGTTGAATTATTTTTCTGCCTATGCTACTTATGCCTATCATATAGGGCTCAGTGCACGAACAAGTCTGGCCGCAGGTTTTGGCGCAGGGTTTACCAATATTGGATTAAACGCCAATAAACTTGATTTCGGGAATGTGCAGGTTGATCCTGCGGTGTATAACAATGGGTTGATCAATACCACCAAACCCGATTTTATGGCCGGGCTGTATTTGTATTCGGGCGATTATTTTATTGGACTGGCTGCCCAACAGATCATTCCGCAAAAAGTGAGTTTTTCAGACAATGCCGTAAAAACGAACAATGGCAAAATTGTGCCGCATTTGTTTGCTACGGCCGGTTATCGCTTTTTGTTAGACGAAGACTTTAACGTGATCCCTTCGGTAATGGTGAAGTATGTACAGCCGATGCCGGTTCAGCTGGATGTGAATGCCAAGCTGCAATACCGCGATGTGGCCTGGATGGGAGTGGGTTACCGCTATGAAGATGGGTTTTCGGCCATGGTGGGCATGAACGTCAGCCACCGGTTCAATATCGGCTACTCGTATGATTATACTACTTCCGGATTAAACATCGTAAGCAAAGGCTCGCATGAGATTATGGTAGGCTTTCTGCTGGGTAATAAGTACGATGATGGTTGTCCGAGGAATGTCTGGTAA